In one window of Photorhabdus laumondii subsp. laumondii DNA:
- the argC gene encoding N-acetyl-gamma-glutamyl-phosphate reductase, producing the protein MLNTLVVGASGYTGAELAAYLHRHPHMNLIRLMVSAQSVDADKCFSDLHPQYKGIVDLPLQPLTDIINAAKGIDVVFLATAHEVSHDIAPLFLAAGCTVFDLSGAYRVQNAQIYQQYYGFKHKHTEWLAQAVYGLAEWQAENIKQAQLVAVPGCYPTVSQLCLKPLLENSLLDISYWPVINATSGVSGAGRKASMTNSFCEISLQPYGIFTHRHQPEIEEHLGTRVVFTPHLGNFARGILATITCKLKPGVTAEQIDEVYRQAYKDKPLVRLYSKGVPALKSVVGLPFCDIGFVVQGDHLIVVGTEDNLLKGAAAQAVQCMNIRFGFEETQALL; encoded by the coding sequence ATGTTGAATACGCTGGTTGTTGGTGCAAGTGGTTACACCGGAGCAGAACTGGCAGCATATCTGCATCGTCATCCGCATATGAATCTGATTAGGCTCATGGTTTCTGCTCAGAGCGTTGATGCAGATAAATGCTTCTCAGATTTACATCCACAGTATAAAGGCATTGTTGATCTACCGCTGCAACCGCTGACTGATATTATTAATGCTGCTAAAGGGATTGATGTGGTTTTCCTTGCCACCGCCCATGAAGTTAGTCATGACATTGCGCCGCTATTTCTGGCAGCAGGTTGCACTGTATTTGATCTCTCCGGTGCCTACCGCGTACAAAATGCTCAGATTTATCAACAATACTACGGATTCAAACATAAGCATACTGAATGGTTAGCACAAGCAGTATATGGACTTGCCGAATGGCAGGCTGAAAACATCAAACAGGCCCAATTAGTTGCTGTACCGGGATGTTACCCAACAGTTTCTCAACTCTGCCTGAAACCGCTGTTGGAAAATAGTTTGCTGGATATCAGCTATTGGCCGGTGATTAATGCGACTAGTGGTGTAAGTGGAGCAGGCCGGAAAGCCAGTATGACCAACAGTTTCTGCGAAATCAGTTTGCAACCTTATGGAATATTTACCCATCGTCATCAACCGGAGATTGAGGAACATCTGGGAACCAGAGTGGTTTTTACTCCACATCTTGGCAATTTCGCCCGGGGTATTCTTGCCACAATTACCTGTAAGTTGAAGCCGGGTGTTACCGCAGAACAGATAGATGAGGTGTATCGTCAAGCATACAAAGATAAGCCATTGGTAAGGCTTTACAGCAAAGGAGTACCAGCATTGAAATCCGTTGTTGGGTTACCGTTCTGTGATATTGGTTTTGTTGTACAGGGTGACCATCTGATTGTTGTAGGTACTGAGGATAATCTTTTGAAGGGCGCGGCAGCTCAGGCAGTTCAGTGTATGAATATACGTTTTGGGTTTGAAGAAACTCAGGCATTACTTTAA
- the argE gene encoding acetylornithine deacetylase, translating to MNIKLPPFIELFRQLIATPSISATDISIDQSNESLINLLASWLKEIGFEIEIQPVPETLGKYNLLATLGRGPGGLLLCGHTDTVPFDEGLWTKDPFTLTERDNKLYGLGTADMKGFFAFIIDALRDIDVSKITRPLYILATADEETTMAGARYFAASTTIRPDFAIIGEPTSLHPICAHKGHLSNAIRIVGQSGHSSDPDRGINAIDLMHESIGHLIELRNTLKEHYNNPAFTIPYPTMNFGYIHGGDAVNRICAHCELHMDIRPLPGLTLQDLNGLLNEALEPMKQRWPGRLTIDELHSPIPGYECPTDHKMVDVIEKLLGRKAETVNYCTEAPFIQKVCPTLVLGPGSIEQAHQPDEFIDMSFIGPTRKIISQLIDHFCLSNN from the coding sequence GTGAATATTAAATTACCTCCATTTATTGAGCTATTTCGGCAATTAATCGCGACTCCATCTATCAGTGCCACCGATATCAGTATTGACCAAAGTAACGAGTCTCTCATCAACCTACTGGCAAGTTGGTTGAAAGAAATTGGTTTCGAAATTGAGATACAGCCCGTCCCCGAAACCCTCGGAAAATACAATCTACTAGCTACATTGGGACGTGGCCCAGGTGGATTACTATTGTGTGGACACACTGATACCGTACCCTTCGACGAAGGTCTCTGGACGAAAGATCCTTTCACCCTGACAGAGCGCGATAACAAACTGTACGGTTTAGGTACAGCAGACATGAAAGGCTTTTTCGCCTTTATTATTGATGCGTTGCGGGACATTGATGTCAGCAAAATAACCCGTCCGCTGTACATTCTGGCAACCGCAGATGAAGAGACGACAATGGCGGGAGCCCGCTATTTTGCCGCAAGTACCACTATCCGCCCAGATTTCGCTATTATTGGTGAACCCACTTCATTGCATCCTATCTGTGCACACAAAGGACATTTATCAAACGCTATCCGCATTGTTGGCCAATCCGGGCACTCCAGTGATCCAGATCGTGGTATAAATGCCATTGACTTGATGCACGAATCTATTGGTCACCTGATTGAACTACGCAATACATTAAAAGAGCATTACAACAACCCGGCGTTTACCATTCCATACCCAACCATGAACTTCGGCTATATTCATGGAGGTGACGCAGTAAACCGTATTTGTGCCCATTGTGAATTACATATGGATATTCGCCCATTACCGGGACTAACGCTACAGGATCTGAACGGACTGCTAAATGAAGCGCTAGAACCAATGAAGCAACGTTGGCCTGGCCGCTTAACTATCGATGAATTACATTCCCCTATTCCCGGTTATGAATGTCCAACCGATCACAAAATGGTTGACGTGATTGAAAAACTGCTAGGGCGCAAAGCTGAAACGGTCAATTACTGTACCGAAGCACCCTTCATTCAGAAAGTATGCCCAACTTTAGTCCTTGGCCCGGGCTCTATTGAACAAGCACATCAACCGGATGAGTTCATTGATATGTCATTTATTGGACCTACCAGAAAGATAATTTCCCAGTTAATAGATCATTTTTGTCTAAGCAATAATTAA
- the ppc gene encoding phosphoenolpyruvate carboxylase, whose protein sequence is MNQQYSAMRSNVSMLGKLLGDTIKEALGEDILDKVETIRKLSKSSRAGNEAHRQQLLSTLQNLSNNELLPVARAFNQFLNLTNVAEQYHSISPHGEAASNPVALAKLFTRLKEKNFNNGDLKKAVNELSIELVLTAHPTEIARRTLIHKLVAVNTCLSQLDHDDLADYERNNIMRRLRQLVAQSWHTDEIRKIRPTPIDEAKWGFAMVENSLWEGVPAFLREFNEQLEESIDYSLPVEAVPVRFTSWMGGDRDGNPNVTAEVTRHVLLLSRWKAADLFLKDIQVLVSELSMSECTPEVRKLAGGDEILEPYREIAKKLRTQLSNTLTYLEKQLKGEQVLPPTDLLVDNEQLWQPLYACYQSLKTCGMEIIANGQLLDILRRIRCFGLSLVRIDVRQESTRHTTAISELTQYLELGDYASWSEEEKQAFLLYELHSKRPLIPHNWQPSAETQEVFATCKVIAESPQDAIAAYVISMAKAPSDVLAVHLLLKEAGCPFTLPVAPLFETLDDLNNAENIIQQLMNIQWYRELIHDKQMVMIGYSDSAKDAGVMAAAWAQYRAQDALINVCEKEGITLTLFHGRGGTIGRGGAPAHAALLSQPPGSLKGGLRVTEQGEMIRFKFGLPQVTISSLALYASAILEANLLPPPEPKPEWHQVMDTLSDVSCKMYRDYVREQPDFVPYFRAATPEQELAKLPLGSRPAKRHPAGGVESLRAIPWIFAWTQNRLMLPAWLGAGAALQQVVNDGKQDVLAEMCRDWPFFTTRIGMLEMVFAKADLWLAEYYDHRLVDKNLWPLGQKLRKQLSADIKTVLAISKDEHLMADLPWIAESIALRNVYTDPLNVLQVELLLRSRQQQYSDPQVEQALMVTIAGIAAGMRNTG, encoded by the coding sequence ATGAACCAACAATATTCTGCAATGCGTAGTAATGTCAGCATGCTAGGTAAGCTGCTCGGAGACACGATCAAAGAAGCTTTAGGAGAAGATATTCTCGATAAAGTTGAGACTATCCGCAAATTATCCAAATCATCCCGCGCAGGTAATGAAGCACACCGCCAGCAGCTATTATCTACATTGCAAAACCTATCTAATAATGAACTGTTACCAGTTGCCCGTGCTTTCAATCAATTTCTCAACCTGACAAACGTCGCAGAACAATATCACAGTATCTCCCCGCATGGTGAAGCTGCCAGCAACCCCGTTGCGTTAGCGAAATTATTCACTCGCTTAAAAGAAAAAAATTTCAATAATGGCGATCTGAAAAAAGCGGTAAATGAACTGTCTATTGAACTGGTTCTCACCGCTCACCCAACTGAAATCGCTCGTCGTACATTGATCCATAAACTGGTAGCCGTTAACACCTGTCTATCGCAACTCGATCACGATGATCTAGCGGATTATGAGCGTAACAACATTATGCGCCGTCTGCGCCAGTTAGTTGCCCAGTCATGGCATACCGATGAAATCCGCAAAATCCGTCCTACCCCAATTGATGAAGCGAAATGGGGGTTTGCTATGGTGGAAAACAGCTTGTGGGAGGGTGTACCAGCATTCCTGCGTGAATTCAATGAACAACTGGAAGAGTCAATTGATTACAGCCTGCCAGTTGAAGCGGTACCTGTCCGCTTTACTTCTTGGATGGGCGGCGACCGGGACGGTAACCCGAATGTCACCGCTGAAGTCACTCGTCATGTATTACTGCTTAGCCGCTGGAAAGCAGCCGATCTATTCCTAAAAGATATTCAGGTTCTGGTTTCTGAGCTCTCCATGTCTGAATGCACACCAGAAGTTCGTAAACTAGCTGGGGGTGATGAAATTCTGGAACCTTACCGAGAAATTGCTAAAAAATTGCGGACACAACTCAGCAATACATTGACCTATTTGGAGAAGCAACTGAAAGGAGAGCAAGTTCTGCCACCAACTGATTTGCTGGTGGATAACGAACAGCTTTGGCAACCACTTTACGCCTGTTATCAGTCACTAAAAACCTGCGGGATGGAAATCATTGCCAACGGTCAATTATTAGATATCTTACGCCGTATCCGTTGTTTCGGCTTATCGCTGGTACGCATCGATGTACGTCAAGAAAGCACTCGCCATACAACTGCCATTTCTGAACTGACGCAATACCTGGAATTAGGTGACTACGCCAGTTGGTCAGAAGAAGAAAAACAGGCTTTCCTACTGTATGAATTACACTCCAAACGTCCATTGATTCCACACAACTGGCAGCCGAGCGCTGAAACGCAAGAAGTTTTCGCAACCTGTAAAGTGATTGCCGAGTCACCGCAAGACGCTATCGCCGCTTACGTTATCTCAATGGCTAAAGCACCTTCTGACGTATTAGCAGTTCACTTGCTACTGAAAGAAGCCGGTTGTCCGTTCACTTTACCCGTTGCCCCATTGTTCGAAACCCTTGATGACCTGAATAATGCTGAAAATATCATTCAGCAATTAATGAATATTCAATGGTATCGCGAACTGATTCATGACAAACAGATGGTGATGATTGGTTATTCTGACTCAGCAAAAGATGCCGGAGTGATGGCTGCGGCATGGGCACAATACCGAGCACAGGATGCCTTGATCAATGTTTGTGAAAAAGAGGGTATTACGCTGACCTTATTCCATGGTCGCGGCGGTACTATCGGCCGTGGCGGGGCGCCAGCACATGCAGCGCTGCTTTCCCAACCACCGGGAAGCCTGAAAGGTGGCCTACGTGTGACCGAGCAAGGCGAAATGATCCGCTTTAAATTCGGTCTGCCACAGGTCACTATCAGTAGCTTAGCCTTGTATGCCAGTGCGATTCTGGAAGCAAACCTCCTACCACCACCGGAACCTAAACCAGAATGGCATCAGGTGATGGATACCCTATCTGATGTTTCCTGTAAGATGTATCGCGATTATGTGCGTGAACAGCCCGATTTTGTACCTTATTTCCGCGCGGCAACACCAGAACAGGAATTAGCCAAACTGCCTTTAGGTTCTCGCCCAGCCAAACGTCATCCGGCGGGTGGTGTGGAAAGTTTACGCGCTATCCCGTGGATTTTCGCCTGGACACAAAATCGTCTAATGTTACCAGCCTGGTTAGGTGCAGGTGCCGCGCTACAACAAGTTGTAAATGATGGGAAACAGGATGTACTAGCAGAAATGTGCCGTGATTGGCCTTTTTTCACCACTCGGATTGGTATGTTGGAAATGGTCTTCGCCAAAGCTGATTTGTGGTTGGCAGAATATTATGATCATCGTCTGGTAGATAAGAACTTATGGCCGCTAGGTCAGAAACTGCGCAAGCAACTCTCCGCGGATATTAAGACGGTATTAGCCATTTCCAAAGATGAACACCTAATGGCAGATTTACCGTGGATTGCAGAATCAATCGCCCTGCGTAATGTTTACACTGATCCATTAAACGTCCTACAGGTAGAACTATTACTCCGTTCCCGTCAACAGCAATATTCTGATCCACAGGTTGAACAAGCGTTGATGGTCACCATTGCCGGTATCGCAGCAGGAATGCGAAATACAGGTTAG
- a CDS encoding YolA family protein — MKKNKLAILLSLASLFGVNAYAQTEQPKEVPTAQNALAAQPQLLPNPESPIRAEEDKKLDIKSGVAYAPAPPLTNMWVYAVGSTNCGWEYTSNLPVTNCNHGGQQLRAAVLEVGYGYNSFAWMNGGALPYSLYSSTPVCITNGYYNWPCAAGQIVVGFLKEYSLDGYQNGIFSYQNTSANWPRNTMSTQISIL, encoded by the coding sequence GTGAAGAAAAATAAACTTGCCATATTGCTATCTCTTGCTTCCTTGTTTGGCGTTAATGCCTATGCCCAAACAGAGCAACCGAAGGAGGTCCCTACTGCTCAAAATGCCCTGGCAGCTCAACCTCAGCTACTGCCTAACCCTGAGAGTCCTATTCGGGCTGAAGAAGATAAAAAGCTCGACATTAAATCTGGGGTAGCTTACGCCCCTGCACCTCCGCTAACCAATATGTGGGTCTATGCCGTTGGCTCAACGAATTGCGGATGGGAATACACTTCCAACTTGCCGGTGACAAACTGCAATCATGGAGGACAGCAGCTCCGCGCCGCCGTTCTGGAAGTTGGCTACGGCTATAACTCCTTTGCTTGGATGAACGGCGGCGCACTGCCATACTCGCTGTACTCTTCTACACCTGTTTGCATCACAAACGGGTACTACAATTGGCCATGTGCTGCGGGCCAAATTGTGGTTGGTTTCCTTAAGGAATACAGCCTCGATGGCTACCAGAACGGTATCTTCAGCTACCAGAACACTTCCGCTAATTGGCCTCGAAATACCATGTCAACGCAGATTAGCATTCTTTGA
- a CDS encoding type III secretion system chaperone, translating into MFNALLSELCRRLGQTEESLHAEGLDLPLGPFSLHIRQRDELVTLFIPLGDVEPCSLATLADWPSLQLSRSGEGETLLWSREWLERLDAELLTNLVERMLQQARDLTATAPITESQEWPPLSIQGSSWHKV; encoded by the coding sequence ATGTTTAATGCCTTATTATCGGAACTGTGCCGACGCCTTGGGCAGACCGAAGAATCTCTGCATGCGGAAGGGCTCGATCTACCTCTCGGCCCTTTTAGTTTGCATATCCGCCAACGCGATGAGTTGGTAACTTTGTTTATTCCACTAGGTGATGTCGAACCTTGTTCGTTGGCTACATTGGCCGATTGGCCATCATTGCAACTGAGCCGTAGTGGTGAGGGAGAGACTCTGCTCTGGAGCCGTGAATGGTTGGAGAGGCTGGATGCTGAGCTGTTGACCAACTTGGTCGAGCGGATGTTACAGCAAGCTAGGGACCTTACGGCTACGGCACCTATCACTGAAAGCCAAGAATGGCCGCCGTTAAGTATTCAAGGGAGTTCGTGGCATAAAGTTTAG
- a CDS encoding IS630-like element ISPlu19 family transposase produces the protein MKIFITDEQKAELEHLHHTCRDKRECDRIKAVLLASEGWSSVMIAQALRLHEMTVNRHISDYLNQGKLKSDNGGSDSLLSQEQTDFLINHLSQHLFHHTHEIVAYVAQLWNITFSIPGMNKWLHRQGFSYKKPCGVPHKFDAEKQRQFIEYYENLKVTAKDEPILFLDAVHPTQGTKLGYGWMRKGEKKTVKTTGSRTRLNILGALNLNAIGRTVFQEYQTINDYNICCFFNEIRKSYPDYHQKIHLIVDGAGYNKAHLVKEWAYVSNIELHYLPPYSPNLNPIERLWKVMNEQVRNNRYFADKHEFRDNVFKFFTTTLPDIADSLMSRINDHFQVLKTAS, from the coding sequence ATGAAAATATTCATTACCGATGAACAAAAAGCCGAACTTGAACATCTCCATCACACCTGCCGTGATAAGAGGGAGTGTGATCGCATCAAAGCGGTCCTGCTGGCCTCTGAAGGCTGGAGTTCAGTGATGATCGCTCAGGCCCTGCGTCTTCATGAAATGACCGTTAACCGTCATATCAGCGATTACCTTAATCAAGGTAAACTTAAATCTGATAATGGGGGGTCTGATAGTTTGCTTTCTCAAGAACAAACTGATTTTTTAATCAATCACTTATCTCAACATCTTTTCCATCACACCCATGAAATCGTGGCCTATGTTGCTCAGCTCTGGAATATTACCTTTAGCATTCCCGGCATGAATAAATGGCTACACCGTCAGGGTTTTTCTTATAAAAAACCTTGTGGCGTCCCTCATAAATTCGACGCAGAAAAACAGCGACAATTTATTGAATATTATGAGAATCTTAAAGTCACAGCGAAAGACGAACCCATCCTTTTTCTTGATGCTGTTCACCCGACTCAAGGCACCAAACTCGGTTATGGCTGGATGCGAAAAGGCGAGAAAAAAACAGTCAAAACAACAGGAAGCCGGACTCGCCTGAATATATTGGGCGCGCTCAACCTGAATGCCATTGGTCGTACGGTGTTCCAGGAATATCAAACCATCAATGACTACAATATTTGCTGTTTTTTCAATGAAATAAGAAAGTCTTATCCTGACTATCATCAAAAAATTCATCTTATTGTGGATGGGGCGGGTTACAACAAAGCTCATCTTGTTAAGGAGTGGGCTTATGTTAGCAATATTGAGTTACATTACCTTCCTCCCTATAGCCCAAATTTAAACCCAATAGAGCGATTATGGAAGGTCATGAATGAACAGGTTCGAAATAACCGTTATTTTGCGGATAAACATGAATTTCGAGACAACGTCTTCAAATTTTTCACCACAACGCTACCGGATATAGCGGACTCGCTGATGTCTAGAATTAACGACCATTTTCAGGTGCTAAAAACTGCATCTTGA
- the metF gene encoding methylenetetrahydrofolate reductase, translated as MSFFHANQREALNQNLAELEGQIRVSFEFFPPRTAEMEKTLWKSINRLSTLKPKFVSVTYGANSGERDRTHSIIKGIKEQTGLEAAPHLTCIDASRDELCEIARDYWKNGIRHIVALRGDLPENSEKPKMYGSDLVELLKKEADFDISVAAYPEVHPEAKSSQADLISLKRKIDAGANRAITQFFFDVESYLRFRDRCVTAGIDVEIVPGILPVSNFRQLKRFAVMTNVRIPSWMTRMFDGLDDDPESANLVGASIAMDMVKILSREGVKDFHFYTLNRAELSYAICHTLGVRP; from the coding sequence ATGAGTTTTTTTCACGCAAATCAGCGAGAGGCGCTGAATCAGAATCTGGCTGAACTGGAAGGACAGATCCGTGTTTCATTTGAATTCTTTCCACCGCGCACAGCCGAGATGGAAAAAACCCTGTGGAAATCCATTAACCGCCTGAGCACCCTCAAGCCTAAATTTGTTTCCGTTACTTATGGTGCTAACTCTGGCGAGCGTGATCGTACCCATAGCATAATCAAGGGAATAAAAGAGCAAACTGGCCTTGAAGCGGCTCCGCACCTTACCTGTATTGATGCCAGCCGTGATGAATTGTGCGAAATCGCCCGTGATTATTGGAAAAATGGTATTCGCCATATTGTGGCTTTACGGGGTGATTTACCGGAAAACAGTGAAAAACCCAAAATGTATGGGTCTGATCTGGTTGAGTTACTTAAGAAAGAAGCGGATTTTGATATTTCCGTTGCGGCTTACCCTGAAGTTCATCCTGAAGCAAAAAGTTCTCAGGCTGATCTGATTAGCCTGAAACGGAAAATTGATGCGGGTGCGAACCGTGCTATTACCCAATTCTTCTTCGATGTGGAAAGTTACCTGCGTTTTCGTGACCGCTGTGTGACTGCCGGGATTGATGTGGAAATCGTACCGGGAATTTTGCCGGTATCCAATTTCCGTCAGCTTAAACGTTTTGCTGTAATGACTAATGTGCGTATTCCAAGTTGGATGACCAGAATGTTTGATGGGCTGGATGATGATCCTGAAAGCGCAAATTTAGTTGGTGCTTCTATCGCAATGGATATGGTGAAGATTTTAAGCCGCGAAGGTGTGAAGGATTTTCATTTTTATACCTTAAACCGCGCAGAACTGAGCTATGCAATTTGTCATACTTTGGGTGTTCGTCCTTAA
- a CDS encoding bifunctional aspartate kinase/homoserine dehydrogenase II — protein sequence MGALVVATAENDRQLHKFGGSSLADVKCYQRVAKIMANYSQPGDLMVVSAAGSTTNQLINWLKLSQSDRISAHQVQQVLRRYQQDLIRGLLPETVAEELVKRFIADLEKLSALLDKPVSDVTYAEVVGHGEIWSARLMSAVLEAQGIPSAWVDARQFLRAERAAQPQIDVTLSQPLLNQLLTQNLNKRLVVTGFISSNHDGETVLLGRNGSDYSATQVGALAGARRVTIWSDVAGVYSADPRKVKDACLLPLLRLDEASELARLAAPVLHARTLQPVSFSDIDLLLRCSYQPEQGSTRIERVLASGTGAKIVTSHDDVCLIELHVAAHHNFKQTYKDIDLLLKREQIRPLATGIHLDCNLIQLCYTSEVVNSALSVLEDATLPGKLSLREGLALVALVGAGVCKNPLHCHRFYQQLKDQPVEFIWHAEDGISLVAVLRTNQTEHVIQGLHQSLFRAEKRIGLILFGKGNIGSRWLELFAREQKNISARSDFEFVLAGVADSRRSLLDYQGIDASRALAFFDDEATEYDVDELFLWMRAHPYDDLVILDVTASEELARCYSDFASYGFHVISANKIAGASSSRDYRFIRDAFAKTGRHWFYNATVGAGLPINHTVRDLRESGDTILSISGIFSGTLSWLFLQFDGSVPFSDLVEQAWQQGLTEPDPRIDLSGQDVMRKLIILAREAGYEIEPEQVRVESLVPKEAESGSIEQFFDNSGAINEQMVQRLAAAQEMGMVLRYVARFNANGKAKVGVEAVRPDHPLASLLPCDNVFAIESRWYRDNPLVIRGPGAGRDVTAGAIQSDLNRLSQLL from the coding sequence ATGGGTGCACTGGTAGTTGCAACGGCGGAAAATGACCGCCAATTACATAAGTTTGGTGGAAGTAGTCTCGCGGATGTGAAATGTTATCAACGGGTAGCCAAGATTATGGCTAATTACAGCCAACCCGGTGATTTAATGGTGGTATCCGCGGCAGGCAGCACGACTAACCAGTTAATTAATTGGCTTAAACTTAGCCAGAGCGACCGTATTTCTGCTCATCAGGTACAGCAGGTTCTGCGCCGTTATCAGCAGGATCTGATTAGAGGTTTGCTACCTGAGACTGTTGCTGAAGAGTTGGTGAAGCGTTTTATTGCCGATCTTGAAAAGCTAAGTGCATTACTGGATAAACCAGTTAGTGATGTGACTTATGCAGAAGTGGTGGGGCACGGAGAGATCTGGTCTGCGCGTTTGATGTCGGCTGTGCTTGAAGCTCAGGGTATTCCTAGCGCTTGGGTGGATGCCCGCCAGTTTTTACGCGCGGAACGGGCGGCTCAGCCGCAAATTGATGTTACCCTTTCCCAACCATTGCTAAATCAGTTGCTAACACAAAATCTAAATAAACGACTGGTGGTGACCGGTTTTATCTCCAGTAATCATGATGGAGAAACAGTGTTATTGGGGCGAAATGGCAGTGACTACTCTGCAACTCAGGTTGGGGCTTTGGCAGGGGCGAGGCGGGTAACCATCTGGAGTGATGTTGCTGGTGTTTACAGTGCTGATCCGAGAAAAGTCAAAGATGCCTGTTTGTTACCACTATTACGTTTGGATGAAGCCAGCGAGCTTGCTCGTCTTGCCGCACCCGTGTTGCATGCTCGTACCTTACAGCCTGTTTCCTTTAGTGATATTGATTTGCTATTACGTTGCAGTTACCAGCCGGAGCAAGGATCAACGCGTATTGAAAGAGTTTTGGCTTCTGGAACTGGCGCAAAAATTGTTACTAGTCACGATGATGTTTGCCTGATTGAGTTGCATGTGGCCGCTCATCATAATTTTAAACAGACATACAAAGATATTGATCTGTTGTTAAAGCGAGAACAAATTCGCCCATTGGCGACAGGCATCCATCTAGACTGTAATTTGATTCAGCTCTGTTACACCTCCGAAGTGGTGAATAGTGCACTGAGTGTGCTGGAAGATGCTACGCTTCCGGGGAAACTTTCCCTTAGAGAAGGTTTGGCGCTGGTGGCACTGGTTGGCGCTGGTGTATGCAAGAACCCATTACATTGCCACCGTTTTTATCAGCAACTTAAAGATCAGCCGGTAGAATTTATCTGGCATGCGGAGGATGGCATCAGCCTTGTCGCTGTGTTGCGGACTAATCAGACTGAACATGTGATTCAGGGATTGCATCAGAGTTTGTTCCGTGCTGAAAAGCGGATTGGTCTGATTTTGTTTGGTAAAGGAAATATTGGCTCTCGTTGGTTGGAGTTATTCGCTCGTGAGCAGAAAAACATTTCGGCTCGCAGTGATTTTGAATTTGTTCTGGCCGGTGTGGCGGATAGTCGCCGGAGTTTACTCGACTATCAAGGGATTGATGCTAGTCGAGCGTTAGCTTTTTTTGATGACGAAGCGACAGAATATGATGTTGATGAATTATTTCTCTGGATGCGAGCACATCCTTATGACGATTTGGTGATTCTGGATGTGACGGCAAGTGAAGAACTCGCTCGATGTTACAGCGATTTTGCCAGCTATGGTTTCCATGTTATCAGTGCCAATAAAATTGCGGGTGCTTCCAGTAGCCGCGATTATCGTTTTATTCGTGATGCATTTGCCAAAACAGGTCGCCATTGGTTTTACAATGCAACAGTTGGCGCTGGCTTACCTATCAATCATACCGTGAGGGACTTACGGGAGAGTGGTGATACCATTTTGTCCATTAGTGGCATTTTCTCCGGCACATTATCTTGGCTGTTTCTGCAATTTGATGGTTCAGTACCATTTAGTGATTTAGTCGAACAGGCGTGGCAACAGGGATTGACAGAACCTGATCCGCGTATTGATTTGTCTGGTCAGGATGTGATGCGTAAATTGATTATCCTTGCCCGTGAAGCAGGGTATGAGATTGAGCCAGAGCAAGTGCGTGTTGAGTCACTGGTGCCGAAAGAAGCAGAATCAGGCTCTATTGAACAATTCTTTGATAATAGCGGTGCTATCAATGAGCAGATGGTACAGCGATTAGCCGCGGCGCAGGAAATGGGCATGGTGCTGCGTTATGTTGCCCGTTTTAATGCGAACGGTAAGGCAAAGGTGGGTGTTGAGGCGGTACGTCCTGATCATCCATTGGCGTCTTTGCTACCGTGCGACAACGTGTTTGCGATTGAGAGCCGTTGGTATCGTGATAATCCGTTAGTGATCCGTGGGCCGGGGGCAGGCCGTGACGTGACAGCCGGAGCGATTCAGTCTGATCTTAACCGTTTGTCACAACTGCTTTAA